A region from the Pseudopipra pipra isolate bDixPip1 chromosome 8, bDixPip1.hap1, whole genome shotgun sequence genome encodes:
- the LGI1 gene encoding leucine-rich glioma-inactivated protein 1 isoform X1 translates to MGNASRPFRRIAYFLCLLSVLLLTEGKKPVKPKCPAWCTCTKDNALCENARSIPRSVPPDVISLSFVRSAFTKIPEGSFLLTPSLQLLLFTSNTFDVISDDAFMGLPHLEYLFIENNNIKSISRNTFRGLKSLIHLSLANNNLQSLPKDIFKGLDSLTNVDLRGNAFNCDCKLKWLVEWLGSTNATVEDIYCESPAEYKKRKINSLSPEEFDCFITEFVVYQSLPYQSLSVDTFSYMNDEHVVIAQPFTGKCIFLEWDHVEVMFRNYDNITGTSTVVCKPIVIESQLYVIVAQLFGGSHIYKRDIFANKFIKIQDIEILKIRKPNDIETFRIAEDWYFVVADSSKAGFTTVYKWNGNGFYSHQSLHAWYRDTDVEYLEISGKPHLILSSSSQRPVIYQWNKGTNEFVKRFDIQDMEDAYAVKHFKVKEDVYICLTRFIGDSKVMKWGGSAFLDLQRMPSRGSMVFQPLQISNYQYAILGSDYSFTQVYYWDAEKAKFVKFQELNVQAPRSFIHVSIDKSIDFLFASSFKGTTLIYKHVRVDLSA, encoded by the exons ATGGGAAATGCCAGCAGACCCTTTAGAAGAATTGCTTATTTCTTATGCCTTTTATCTGTGCTTTTGCTGACTGAAGGGAAGAAACCAGTGAAGCCAAAATGTCCTGCCTGGTGTACTTGTACCAAAGATAATGCTTTATGTGAAAATGCCAGATCTATTCCTCGCAGCGTTCCGCCTGATGTTATCTCACT aTCCTTTGTGAGATCTGCTTTTACTAAAATCCCAGAAGGGAGTTTTTTGCTCACACcatctctgcagcttct GTTGTTTACGTCCAACACTTTTGATGTTATTAGTGATGATGCTTTCATGGGCCTTCCTCATCTAGAATATTT GTTCATAGAGAACAACAACATTAAGTCCATCTCAAGAAATACTTTCAGAGGACTGAAATCTTTAATTCACCT GAGTCTTGCAAATAATAATCTCCAGTCCCTTCCAAAAGACATATTCAAAGGCTTGGATTCTTTAACAAATGT AGATCTTAGAGGCAATGCATTTAATTGTGACTGCAAACTGAAGTGGTTAGTGGAATGGCTGGGCAGCACCAATGCAACAGTCGAAGACATTTACTGTGAAAGCCCAGCAGAATATAAGAAGCGCAAAATCAATAGCCTCTCTCCAGAAGAATTTGATTGCTTTATTACAG AATTTGTAGTTTATCAGTCCCTGCCATACCAATCTCTGTCAGTAGATACTTTCTCATATATGAATGATGAACACGTGGTTATTGCTCAGCCTTTTACTGGAAAATGCATCTTTCTTGAATGGGACCATGTGGAAGTAATGTTCAGGAATTATGACAACATTACAG gtaCTTCGACTGTTGTGTGTAAACCTATAGTTATTGAGAGTCAGCTGTATGTCATTGTCGCACAGCTGTTTGGAGGCTCCCACATATATAAAAGAGATATTTTTGCTAATAAGTTTATAAAAATTCAAGATATTGAAATCCTTAAAATCCGAAAACCCAATGACATTGAAACTTTCAGGATTGCTGAAGACTGGTATTTTGTTGTTGCAGACAGTTCAAAGGCTGGTTTCACCACAGTTTACaagtggaatgggaatggattTTATTCCCATCAGTCTCTGCATGCCTGGTACAGAGATACTGATGTGGAGTATCTTGAAATATCTGGCAAACCACATTTAATTCTGTCAAGTAGTTCCCAAAGACCTGTAATATATCAATGGAACAAAGGAACCAATGAATTTGTTAAGCGGTTTGATATCCAAGATATGGAAGATGCATATGCAGTGAAAcatttcaaagtgaaagaggATGTATACATTTGCTTAACAAGATTTATTGGGGACTCTAAAGTAATGAAATGGGGTGGTTCAGCATTTCTGGATTTACAAAGGATGCCATCCCGAGGGTCAATGGTATTCCAACCACTTCAGATAAGTAATTATCAATATGCCATTCTTGGAAGTGATTATTCTTTTACTCAAGTCTATTATTGGGATGCGGAAAAGGCAAAATTTGTGAAGTTTCAAGAATTAAACGTACAGGCGCCAAGATCTTTCATACATGTCTCCATCGATAAATCCATagattttctctttgcttcaaGTTTTAAGGGAACTACATTGATTTATAAACATGTCAGAGTTGACTTAAGCGCATGA
- the LGI1 gene encoding leucine-rich glioma-inactivated protein 1 isoform X2 — protein MFRGEGSLPAREPGARPRLPRSPPLGRSFVRSAFTKIPEGSFLLTPSLQLLLFTSNTFDVISDDAFMGLPHLEYLFIENNNIKSISRNTFRGLKSLIHLSLANNNLQSLPKDIFKGLDSLTNVDLRGNAFNCDCKLKWLVEWLGSTNATVEDIYCESPAEYKKRKINSLSPEEFDCFITEFVVYQSLPYQSLSVDTFSYMNDEHVVIAQPFTGKCIFLEWDHVEVMFRNYDNITGTSTVVCKPIVIESQLYVIVAQLFGGSHIYKRDIFANKFIKIQDIEILKIRKPNDIETFRIAEDWYFVVADSSKAGFTTVYKWNGNGFYSHQSLHAWYRDTDVEYLEISGKPHLILSSSSQRPVIYQWNKGTNEFVKRFDIQDMEDAYAVKHFKVKEDVYICLTRFIGDSKVMKWGGSAFLDLQRMPSRGSMVFQPLQISNYQYAILGSDYSFTQVYYWDAEKAKFVKFQELNVQAPRSFIHVSIDKSIDFLFASSFKGTTLIYKHVRVDLSA, from the exons aTCCTTTGTGAGATCTGCTTTTACTAAAATCCCAGAAGGGAGTTTTTTGCTCACACcatctctgcagcttct GTTGTTTACGTCCAACACTTTTGATGTTATTAGTGATGATGCTTTCATGGGCCTTCCTCATCTAGAATATTT GTTCATAGAGAACAACAACATTAAGTCCATCTCAAGAAATACTTTCAGAGGACTGAAATCTTTAATTCACCT GAGTCTTGCAAATAATAATCTCCAGTCCCTTCCAAAAGACATATTCAAAGGCTTGGATTCTTTAACAAATGT AGATCTTAGAGGCAATGCATTTAATTGTGACTGCAAACTGAAGTGGTTAGTGGAATGGCTGGGCAGCACCAATGCAACAGTCGAAGACATTTACTGTGAAAGCCCAGCAGAATATAAGAAGCGCAAAATCAATAGCCTCTCTCCAGAAGAATTTGATTGCTTTATTACAG AATTTGTAGTTTATCAGTCCCTGCCATACCAATCTCTGTCAGTAGATACTTTCTCATATATGAATGATGAACACGTGGTTATTGCTCAGCCTTTTACTGGAAAATGCATCTTTCTTGAATGGGACCATGTGGAAGTAATGTTCAGGAATTATGACAACATTACAG gtaCTTCGACTGTTGTGTGTAAACCTATAGTTATTGAGAGTCAGCTGTATGTCATTGTCGCACAGCTGTTTGGAGGCTCCCACATATATAAAAGAGATATTTTTGCTAATAAGTTTATAAAAATTCAAGATATTGAAATCCTTAAAATCCGAAAACCCAATGACATTGAAACTTTCAGGATTGCTGAAGACTGGTATTTTGTTGTTGCAGACAGTTCAAAGGCTGGTTTCACCACAGTTTACaagtggaatgggaatggattTTATTCCCATCAGTCTCTGCATGCCTGGTACAGAGATACTGATGTGGAGTATCTTGAAATATCTGGCAAACCACATTTAATTCTGTCAAGTAGTTCCCAAAGACCTGTAATATATCAATGGAACAAAGGAACCAATGAATTTGTTAAGCGGTTTGATATCCAAGATATGGAAGATGCATATGCAGTGAAAcatttcaaagtgaaagaggATGTATACATTTGCTTAACAAGATTTATTGGGGACTCTAAAGTAATGAAATGGGGTGGTTCAGCATTTCTGGATTTACAAAGGATGCCATCCCGAGGGTCAATGGTATTCCAACCACTTCAGATAAGTAATTATCAATATGCCATTCTTGGAAGTGATTATTCTTTTACTCAAGTCTATTATTGGGATGCGGAAAAGGCAAAATTTGTGAAGTTTCAAGAATTAAACGTACAGGCGCCAAGATCTTTCATACATGTCTCCATCGATAAATCCATagattttctctttgcttcaaGTTTTAAGGGAACTACATTGATTTATAAACATGTCAGAGTTGACTTAAGCGCATGA
- the LGI1 gene encoding leucine-rich glioma-inactivated protein 1 isoform X3 — translation MGLPHLEYLFIENNNIKSISRNTFRGLKSLIHLSLANNNLQSLPKDIFKGLDSLTNVDLRGNAFNCDCKLKWLVEWLGSTNATVEDIYCESPAEYKKRKINSLSPEEFDCFITEFVVYQSLPYQSLSVDTFSYMNDEHVVIAQPFTGKCIFLEWDHVEVMFRNYDNITGTSTVVCKPIVIESQLYVIVAQLFGGSHIYKRDIFANKFIKIQDIEILKIRKPNDIETFRIAEDWYFVVADSSKAGFTTVYKWNGNGFYSHQSLHAWYRDTDVEYLEISGKPHLILSSSSQRPVIYQWNKGTNEFVKRFDIQDMEDAYAVKHFKVKEDVYICLTRFIGDSKVMKWGGSAFLDLQRMPSRGSMVFQPLQISNYQYAILGSDYSFTQVYYWDAEKAKFVKFQELNVQAPRSFIHVSIDKSIDFLFASSFKGTTLIYKHVRVDLSA, via the exons ATGGGCCTTCCTCATCTAGAATATTT GTTCATAGAGAACAACAACATTAAGTCCATCTCAAGAAATACTTTCAGAGGACTGAAATCTTTAATTCACCT GAGTCTTGCAAATAATAATCTCCAGTCCCTTCCAAAAGACATATTCAAAGGCTTGGATTCTTTAACAAATGT AGATCTTAGAGGCAATGCATTTAATTGTGACTGCAAACTGAAGTGGTTAGTGGAATGGCTGGGCAGCACCAATGCAACAGTCGAAGACATTTACTGTGAAAGCCCAGCAGAATATAAGAAGCGCAAAATCAATAGCCTCTCTCCAGAAGAATTTGATTGCTTTATTACAG AATTTGTAGTTTATCAGTCCCTGCCATACCAATCTCTGTCAGTAGATACTTTCTCATATATGAATGATGAACACGTGGTTATTGCTCAGCCTTTTACTGGAAAATGCATCTTTCTTGAATGGGACCATGTGGAAGTAATGTTCAGGAATTATGACAACATTACAG gtaCTTCGACTGTTGTGTGTAAACCTATAGTTATTGAGAGTCAGCTGTATGTCATTGTCGCACAGCTGTTTGGAGGCTCCCACATATATAAAAGAGATATTTTTGCTAATAAGTTTATAAAAATTCAAGATATTGAAATCCTTAAAATCCGAAAACCCAATGACATTGAAACTTTCAGGATTGCTGAAGACTGGTATTTTGTTGTTGCAGACAGTTCAAAGGCTGGTTTCACCACAGTTTACaagtggaatgggaatggattTTATTCCCATCAGTCTCTGCATGCCTGGTACAGAGATACTGATGTGGAGTATCTTGAAATATCTGGCAAACCACATTTAATTCTGTCAAGTAGTTCCCAAAGACCTGTAATATATCAATGGAACAAAGGAACCAATGAATTTGTTAAGCGGTTTGATATCCAAGATATGGAAGATGCATATGCAGTGAAAcatttcaaagtgaaagaggATGTATACATTTGCTTAACAAGATTTATTGGGGACTCTAAAGTAATGAAATGGGGTGGTTCAGCATTTCTGGATTTACAAAGGATGCCATCCCGAGGGTCAATGGTATTCCAACCACTTCAGATAAGTAATTATCAATATGCCATTCTTGGAAGTGATTATTCTTTTACTCAAGTCTATTATTGGGATGCGGAAAAGGCAAAATTTGTGAAGTTTCAAGAATTAAACGTACAGGCGCCAAGATCTTTCATACATGTCTCCATCGATAAATCCATagattttctctttgcttcaaGTTTTAAGGGAACTACATTGATTTATAAACATGTCAGAGTTGACTTAAGCGCATGA